One part of the Spiribacter salinus M19-40 genome encodes these proteins:
- the pheA gene encoding prephenate dehydratase, giving the protein MTDETLQAIRARIDEIDDALLRLVNERAGAAAEVAAAKEAEGRQADFYRPAREAEVLRRLRDANEGPLSDEDITRLFREVMSACLALQRPLRVAFLGPEGTFTQEAALKHFGHAIHSQPLQGIDAVFREVESGGAEYGVVPVENSTEGMVTHTLDRLLSSSLQIVGEVELPIVQNLATNATALPEITRIYSHQQGLAQCRLWLETHAPAAERIAVSSTAEAARLASEDSQAAAIASDAAAERYGLPIHQASIQDGAANSTRFLVLGHESPEPTGEDKTSLVIARENRPGGLAGLLAPLARYGLNMTRLESRPSPEGMWEYVFFIDLMGHAEDPDLKRALGEMQQLASLLKTLGSYPRSVD; this is encoded by the coding sequence GTGACTGACGAGACGCTCCAGGCCATCCGCGCGCGGATCGATGAAATCGATGATGCGTTGTTACGTCTGGTGAACGAGCGTGCCGGCGCCGCAGCGGAAGTCGCCGCTGCCAAAGAGGCTGAGGGCCGTCAGGCGGATTTTTATCGCCCGGCGCGTGAGGCGGAAGTGCTGCGGCGGCTGCGTGATGCCAATGAGGGGCCACTCTCCGATGAGGACATCACCCGCCTGTTTCGTGAGGTTATGTCGGCATGTCTGGCGCTCCAACGACCCCTGCGCGTGGCTTTTCTGGGGCCGGAGGGAACGTTTACCCAGGAAGCGGCGCTAAAGCATTTTGGTCATGCCATCCACAGCCAGCCGCTGCAAGGCATTGATGCCGTGTTTCGTGAGGTGGAGTCGGGCGGGGCCGAGTACGGTGTCGTGCCCGTGGAGAACTCCACCGAGGGCATGGTCACCCATACCCTCGACCGGCTCCTGTCATCTTCGTTGCAGATCGTGGGCGAGGTTGAGTTACCGATCGTCCAGAACCTGGCCACGAACGCCACGGCGCTACCAGAGATTACCCGCATCTACTCCCATCAGCAGGGCCTGGCCCAGTGCCGCCTGTGGCTGGAGACCCACGCACCCGCCGCAGAGCGCATCGCGGTCTCGAGCACCGCCGAGGCGGCCCGTCTGGCCTCAGAGGACTCGCAGGCGGCCGCGATTGCCTCCGATGCCGCTGCTGAGCGTTACGGCTTGCCCATTCATCAGGCCTCGATCCAGGACGGGGCGGCCAACAGCACCCGCTTCCTGGTGCTAGGCCATGAGAGCCCGGAACCGACGGGCGAGGACAAGACGTCTCTGGTAATTGCCCGGGAGAACCGGCCTGGCGGACTAGCAGGCTTGTTGGCGCCCCTGGCTCGGTATGGGCTGAACATGACACGACTTGAATCCCGTCCCTCTCCGGAAGGGATGTGGGAGTACGTGTTCTTCATCGACCTGATGGGCCATGCCGAGGATCCCGATCTCAAACGGGCGCTGGGTGAGATGCAGCAGCTTGCAAGCCTGCTGAAGACGCTGGGCTCCTATCCCCGGTCGGTGGACTGA